From a region of the Streptomyces venezuelae genome:
- a CDS encoding cytochrome c oxidase assembly protein, with translation MDHSGHGMDMHMDMDLPPFTLGRGLEFSFDAFFLIGSLAALALYGWGVLRLRRRGDDWPLGRTIAFTVGVLTVVLVMCTKLNDYGMVMFSVHMVQHMVISMVTPILVLLGAPVTLALRALPPAARGRKGPRELLLMLLHSRYMKVITHPAFTIPMFIASLYALYFTPLFDFLMESRTGHIAMMVHFLAVGLIFFWPIMGIDPGPHRPGYVMRMLELFAGMPFHAFFGIALMMASQPMIKTYANPPASLGIDPLLDQQWGGGIAWAFSEIPSVLVLIALVYQWYHSEQRAARRSDRAEDRSGDKELAAYNAYLASLQARGQ, from the coding sequence ATGGATCACAGCGGGCACGGCATGGACATGCACATGGACATGGACCTGCCGCCGTTCACTCTCGGGCGCGGGCTGGAGTTCTCGTTCGACGCCTTCTTCCTGATCGGCTCACTGGCGGCGCTCGCCCTGTACGGGTGGGGCGTGCTGCGCCTGCGCCGGCGCGGGGACGACTGGCCGCTGGGCCGCACCATCGCCTTCACCGTGGGCGTGCTGACCGTGGTCCTCGTGATGTGCACCAAGCTGAACGACTACGGCATGGTCATGTTCAGCGTGCACATGGTCCAGCACATGGTGATCAGCATGGTCACCCCGATCCTGGTGCTGCTGGGCGCCCCGGTGACGCTGGCGCTGCGCGCGCTGCCGCCGGCCGCCCGCGGTCGCAAGGGGCCGCGCGAGCTGCTGCTGATGCTGCTGCACAGCCGGTACATGAAGGTGATCACCCACCCGGCCTTCACGATCCCGATGTTCATCGCGAGCCTCTACGCCCTGTACTTCACCCCGCTCTTCGACTTCCTGATGGAGAGCCGGACCGGGCACATCGCGATGATGGTCCACTTCCTCGCGGTCGGCCTGATCTTCTTCTGGCCGATCATGGGCATCGACCCGGGCCCGCACCGGCCGGGCTACGTGATGCGGATGCTGGAGCTCTTCGCGGGCATGCCCTTCCACGCCTTCTTCGGCATCGCCCTGATGATGGCGAGCCAGCCGATGATCAAGACGTACGCGAACCCGCCGGCGTCGCTGGGCATCGACCCCCTGCTCGACCAGCAGTGGGGCGGCGGCATCGCCTGGGCCTTCAGCGAGATCCCCTCGGTGCTGGTCCTGATCGCCCTCGTCTACCAGTGGTACCACTCCGAGCAGCGGGCCGCGCGGCGGTCCGACCGGGCCGAGGACCGCAGCGGTGACAAGGAGCTGGCGGCCTACAACGCGTATCTCGCCTCGCTCCAAGCGCGTGGCCAGTAG
- a CDS encoding DUF5999 family protein gives MCSHQPPCPTADSADHDAARIVASHPEQGWSLLCNGVVVFDDTGELLPDSRTVEPRRPALV, from the coding sequence ATGTGCTCCCACCAGCCACCCTGCCCTACCGCCGACAGCGCCGATCACGACGCCGCCCGCATCGTGGCTTCCCATCCCGAACAGGGCTGGAGCCTGCTGTGCAACGGAGTCGTGGTGTTCGACGACACCGGTGAACTGCTCCCCGACAGCCGCACGGTGGAACCCCGCCGCCCGGCCCTGGTCTGA
- a CDS encoding TetR family transcriptional regulator — translation METTQQAGEPGAAERRRRELLEAADRVVLRDGPKASMNAIAAEAGITKPILYRHFGDKAGLYQALAVRHTDALLDSLRAALDAPAERRRRVEATLDTYLAAIEARPQVYRFLMHPAEDSHSAERGFDVGLHSAPLLRRLGEELAEVIGERVDLGPGGERLARIWGHGIVGMMHAAGDWWLGERPCERADLVAGLTDLLWGRLATAGNREDGPGF, via the coding sequence ATGGAGACCACTCAGCAGGCCGGCGAACCGGGAGCGGCCGAACGCCGCCGGCGGGAGCTGCTCGAAGCCGCCGACCGGGTCGTGCTCAGGGACGGCCCCAAGGCCTCCATGAACGCGATCGCGGCGGAGGCCGGCATCACCAAGCCCATCCTCTACCGGCACTTCGGGGACAAGGCCGGCCTCTACCAGGCCCTCGCCGTCCGGCACACCGACGCACTGCTCGACTCGCTGCGGGCCGCGCTCGACGCCCCCGCCGAGCGGCGCCGCCGGGTGGAGGCGACTCTCGACACCTATCTTGCCGCCATCGAGGCCCGCCCGCAGGTCTACCGCTTCCTCATGCACCCGGCCGAGGACTCCCACAGCGCGGAACGCGGCTTCGACGTGGGCCTGCACTCGGCGCCGCTGCTGCGCCGGCTCGGCGAGGAGCTGGCCGAGGTGATCGGCGAGCGGGTCGACCTCGGCCCGGGGGGCGAACGCCTCGCCCGGATCTGGGGCCACGGGATCGTCGGCATGATGCACGCGGCCGGCGACTGGTGGCTGGGCGAGCGGCCGTGCGAGCGGGCGGACCTCGTCGCGGGCCTCACCGACCTCCTCTGGGGCCGCCTGGCCACCGCCGGCAACCGCGAGGACGGCCCGGGCTTCTAG
- a CDS encoding ATP-binding protein, giving the protein MFGEYSFNDNQADSTDGDPGPDARPAPGNLPPEPASFVGRENELRLLESLLTERRLVTLTGVGGVGKSRLALRAVAAARQARPDGVWWAELSPLRDPSLLTATVAHAVGLADHSPRPPDEELCAWMADKELLLVLDTCEHLVADCRHLVGELLQSAPGLTILVTSREPLGMPTEEVVEVRPLPCEGPDSDALTLFRARALAATPRAAAVFADPERTAVAAEVCRRLDGIPLALELAGARMRLWTLEHMAERIGERLEVLSDARAALPRRHQTMRTTIGWSHELCEPLERLLWARLSAFTGDFDIAAARAVCSGGPLPAARVERLLAGLAAKSVVLRTEERGAGTRYRMLDTIREYGQDWLGELGEVEIVTDRHAHWYAALSQAADRGWMGPGQVDWYRRITAEHAQLRTALEHLIAADPTAALEMAGALWFYWFGCGHVHEGRGFLERALRAGPRTGAAYNQAVWALGLTALLQGDMDAAQRLGDECARDAARLADPERELRAGYLHAAAVLMPGDPVRALRLAGPRARAGHGGRTSGAGWLLCKLATGYALCDLRRFEEATEEAMSLREACVELGERWLRAYADYILAVAALGLGDHGEASRHVRAMLSGKRLLGDRFGIALGLDLLAAAVAGLGDGELAARLLGTGHAWWRTVGRPQMGSPSLTALRDQGERQARAAIGDAAYEAAFLGGAAAPTG; this is encoded by the coding sequence GTGTTCGGTGAGTACTCGTTCAATGACAATCAGGCAGACTCCACGGACGGCGATCCCGGCCCGGACGCCCGCCCGGCGCCCGGCAACCTGCCGCCGGAACCCGCGAGCTTCGTCGGCCGGGAGAACGAACTGCGGCTGCTCGAAAGCCTGTTGACCGAGCGAAGACTGGTCACCCTCACGGGGGTGGGCGGTGTCGGCAAGTCACGGCTCGCCCTGCGGGCCGTCGCGGCCGCCCGCCAGGCACGCCCCGACGGGGTCTGGTGGGCGGAGCTGTCGCCCCTGCGCGATCCGAGCCTGCTCACCGCCACCGTCGCCCATGCCGTCGGCCTCGCCGACCACTCCCCGCGCCCTCCCGACGAGGAGCTGTGTGCGTGGATGGCCGACAAGGAACTGCTCCTGGTGCTGGACACCTGTGAGCACCTGGTGGCCGACTGCCGTCATCTCGTCGGCGAACTCCTGCAGTCCGCACCCGGGTTGACGATCCTGGTCACCTCCCGCGAGCCGCTCGGCATGCCGACCGAGGAGGTCGTCGAGGTCCGTCCGCTGCCCTGCGAGGGGCCCGACAGCGACGCCCTCACGCTCTTCCGGGCCCGTGCCCTGGCCGCCACCCCGCGGGCAGCTGCGGTCTTCGCCGACCCCGAGCGGACCGCGGTGGCCGCCGAGGTGTGCCGGCGCCTCGACGGCATCCCCCTCGCGCTGGAACTCGCGGGAGCCCGGATGCGGTTGTGGACGCTGGAACACATGGCCGAGCGGATCGGCGAGCGCCTCGAGGTGCTGTCCGACGCCCGGGCCGCACTGCCGCGCCGGCACCAGACGATGCGGACCACGATCGGCTGGAGCCACGAACTGTGCGAGCCGCTGGAGCGGCTGCTGTGGGCCCGGCTCTCGGCCTTCACCGGAGACTTCGACATCGCCGCGGCGCGCGCCGTGTGTTCGGGCGGGCCGCTGCCGGCCGCCCGGGTGGAGCGCCTGCTGGCGGGCCTCGCCGCCAAGTCCGTGGTCCTGCGCACCGAGGAACGCGGGGCCGGGACCCGCTACCGGATGCTGGACACGATCCGCGAGTACGGGCAGGACTGGCTGGGCGAGCTCGGCGAGGTGGAGATCGTCACCGACCGGCACGCCCACTGGTACGCCGCGCTCTCCCAGGCCGCCGACCGGGGGTGGATGGGGCCCGGACAGGTGGACTGGTACCGCAGGATCACCGCCGAGCACGCGCAGCTGCGCACCGCCCTGGAACACCTGATCGCCGCCGACCCGACGGCGGCGCTGGAGATGGCCGGAGCCCTGTGGTTCTACTGGTTCGGGTGCGGGCACGTCCACGAGGGCCGCGGCTTCCTGGAACGGGCCCTGCGGGCCGGTCCGCGTACGGGGGCCGCGTACAACCAGGCCGTATGGGCCCTCGGGCTCACCGCACTGCTCCAGGGCGACATGGACGCGGCACAGCGGCTCGGCGACGAGTGCGCACGCGACGCGGCCCGGCTCGCGGACCCCGAGCGGGAGCTGCGCGCGGGCTACCTGCACGCGGCGGCGGTCCTCATGCCCGGTGACCCCGTACGGGCCCTGCGGCTCGCCGGTCCGCGCGCCCGGGCCGGGCACGGCGGACGCACCAGCGGCGCGGGCTGGCTCCTGTGCAAGCTGGCCACCGGCTACGCCCTGTGCGACCTGCGGCGTTTCGAGGAGGCGACCGAGGAGGCGATGTCCCTGCGGGAGGCCTGCGTGGAGCTGGGCGAGCGCTGGCTGCGGGCGTACGCGGACTACATCCTGGCGGTGGCGGCGCTGGGCCTGGGCGACCACGGGGAGGCCTCCCGGCACGTACGGGCCATGCTCTCCGGCAAGCGGCTGCTCGGCGACCGCTTCGGCATCGCGCTCGGCCTGGACCTGCTGGCCGCGGCCGTGGCCGGTCTGGGCGACGGTGAACTCGCGGCGCGGCTGCTCGGCACCGGGCACGCCTGGTGGCGCACGGTGGGCCGGCCGCAGATGGGCTCGCCCTCACTGACGGCCCTGCGGGACCAGGGCGAGCGGCAGGCCCGCGCGGCGATCGGGGACGCCGCCTACGAGGCGGCGTTCCTGGGCGGCGCGGCTGCGCCCACCGGCTGA
- a CDS encoding 6-phosphofructokinase, which translates to MRIGVLTSGGDCPGLNAVIRSVVHRAVVDHGDEVIGFLDGWKGLLEADYRKLDLDAVGGILARGGTILGSSRVQPEHLRDGVERARGHVADLGLDAIIPIGGEGTLKAANLLSEAGLPIVGVPKTIDNDIASTDVTFGFDTAVGVATEALDRLKTTAESHQRVMVVEVMGRHTGWIALHSGMAAGAHAIVVPERPFDIDELTAIVGERFSAGKRFAIVVVAEGAKPRPGSMDFEERGKDIYGHERFAGIGNLLAVELENRLGKEARPVILGHVQRGGTPTAYDRVLATRFGWHAVEAAHRGEFGMLTALRGTDIVMVPLSEATSTLKTVPADRYDEAQTVL; encoded by the coding sequence ATGCGCATAGGTGTGCTCACTTCCGGTGGCGACTGCCCCGGTCTCAACGCCGTCATCCGCTCCGTCGTGCACCGTGCCGTGGTCGACCACGGCGACGAGGTGATCGGCTTCCTCGACGGCTGGAAGGGCCTCCTGGAGGCCGACTACCGCAAGCTCGACCTCGACGCCGTCGGCGGCATCCTCGCCCGCGGCGGCACCATCCTCGGCTCCTCCCGGGTCCAGCCCGAGCACCTGCGCGACGGCGTGGAGCGCGCCCGCGGCCACGTGGCGGACCTCGGCCTCGACGCGATCATCCCGATCGGCGGCGAGGGCACGCTGAAGGCCGCGAACCTGCTCTCCGAGGCCGGGCTGCCGATCGTCGGTGTCCCGAAGACCATCGACAACGACATCGCCTCCACCGACGTCACCTTCGGCTTCGACACCGCAGTCGGAGTGGCCACGGAGGCGCTCGACCGGCTGAAGACCACCGCCGAGTCCCACCAGCGCGTGATGGTCGTGGAGGTCATGGGCCGCCACACCGGCTGGATCGCACTGCACTCCGGCATGGCGGCGGGCGCGCACGCGATCGTCGTCCCGGAGCGCCCCTTCGACATCGACGAGCTGACGGCGATCGTCGGCGAGCGGTTCTCCGCGGGCAAGCGGTTCGCGATCGTCGTGGTGGCCGAGGGCGCGAAGCCCAGGCCCGGCTCGATGGACTTCGAGGAGCGCGGCAAGGACATCTACGGCCACGAGCGGTTCGCCGGCATCGGCAACCTGCTGGCCGTGGAGCTGGAGAACCGCCTGGGCAAGGAGGCCCGGCCGGTGATCCTGGGCCACGTCCAGCGCGGCGGCACGCCCACCGCGTACGACCGGGTGCTCGCCACCCGCTTCGGCTGGCACGCGGTGGAGGCGGCGCACCGGGGCGAGTTCGGCATGCTGACCGCGCTGCGCGGTACGGACATCGTGATGGTGCCGCTCTCCGAGGCGACCTCGACCCTCAAGACGGTCCCGGCCGACCGGTACGACGAGGCGCAGACGGTCCTGTAA
- a CDS encoding SRPBCC family protein, with product MPAIRIIHRTSFAPVQAWSMLTDWERHGAQVPLTRTIIETPPPTHVGTIFTARTGVSRITFDDRMEVVVWRPPTEGSPGLVRLEKRGRTVTGWAEIEIRPLATGGAEIHWREELRLRGLPRALDPLIAAAGRLLFGRALTRLLRP from the coding sequence ATGCCCGCTATCCGGATCATTCATCGCACGTCTTTCGCGCCGGTCCAGGCGTGGTCGATGCTCACGGACTGGGAGCGCCACGGCGCACAGGTCCCCCTCACCCGGACGATCATCGAGACGCCGCCCCCGACCCACGTCGGAACGATCTTCACCGCGCGCACGGGCGTGAGCAGGATCACATTCGACGACCGCATGGAAGTCGTCGTGTGGCGGCCCCCCACGGAGGGTTCGCCGGGATTGGTCCGGTTGGAGAAGCGCGGACGGACGGTGACGGGCTGGGCGGAGATCGAGATCCGCCCCCTCGCCACCGGAGGCGCGGAGATCCACTGGCGCGAGGAGCTGCGCCTGCGCGGCCTCCCGCGCGCACTGGATCCCTTGATCGCGGCGGCGGGCCGACTCCTCTTCGGCCGGGCCCTCACGCGGCTGCTCCGGCCCTGA
- a CDS encoding lysophospholipid acyltransferase family protein has product MFYHLLKHVLLGPLLRLLFRPRIEGLENIPEEGAAIVAGNHLSFSDHFLMPAILKRRITFLAKAEYFTGPGVKGRLTAFFFRSAGQIPVDRSGKNAGQAALREGLGVLAKDELLGIYPEGTRSHDGRLYKGKVGVAAMALGAGVPVIPCAMVGTFEIQPPGKKLPKIRRVTIRFGEPMEFSRYAGMEGERAVLRAVTDEIMYAILGLSGQEYVDRYAAEVKAEEEEERKKARRTAR; this is encoded by the coding sequence GTGTTCTACCACTTGCTCAAGCACGTGTTGCTCGGCCCTCTGCTGCGGCTGCTGTTCAGACCTCGGATCGAGGGTCTGGAGAACATCCCCGAGGAAGGGGCCGCCATCGTCGCGGGCAATCACCTGTCCTTCTCCGACCATTTCCTGATGCCCGCCATCCTGAAGCGGCGGATCACGTTCCTGGCGAAGGCCGAGTACTTCACGGGCCCCGGGGTCAAGGGCCGGCTCACCGCGTTCTTCTTCCGCAGCGCCGGGCAGATCCCCGTGGACCGCTCCGGCAAGAACGCCGGACAGGCGGCCCTGCGCGAAGGTCTGGGCGTGCTGGCCAAGGACGAGCTGCTCGGGATCTACCCGGAGGGGACGCGCTCGCACGACGGCCGGCTCTACAAGGGCAAGGTGGGGGTCGCGGCGATGGCACTGGGCGCCGGGGTGCCGGTGATCCCCTGCGCGATGGTCGGCACCTTCGAGATCCAGCCGCCCGGGAAGAAGCTCCCGAAGATCCGGCGGGTGACGATCCGCTTCGGTGAGCCGATGGAGTTCTCCCGGTACGCCGGGATGGAGGGCGAGCGCGCCGTCCTGCGGGCGGTCACCGACGAGATCATGTACGCGATCCTCGGGCTCTCCGGCCAGGAGTACGTCGACCGGTACGCGGCCGAGGTCAAGGCCGAGGAGGAGGAAGAACGGAAGAAGGCCCGGCGCACCGCGCGCTGA
- a CDS encoding acyl-CoA dehydrogenase family protein encodes MAEFTMELNDDQKQVRDWIHGFAADVMRPAAAEWDEREETPWPVIQEAAKVGIYSLDFYAQQFFDPTGLGIPMAMEELFWGDAGIALSIVGTGLAAIGVVANGTEEQIGTWIPQMYGTPDDVKVAAFCSSEPDAGSDVGSMRTRAVYDQAKDEWVLNGTKTWATNGGIANVHIVVAVVDPALGTKGHASFIVPPNTPGLSQGQKFKKHGIRASHTAEVVLEDVRIPGSCLLGGKEKLDERLARAHERARSGGGERVKNAAMATFEASRPAVGAMAVGTARAAYEVALDYAKTRTQFGRPIIDNQGVAFQLADMRTQIDAARLLVWRASWMAVAGRPFESAEGSMSKLFASEVAKKVTAQAVQILGGNGFTREYPVERMHRDSAIYTIFEGTSEIQRLVIARTISGMPIR; translated from the coding sequence ATGGCGGAGTTCACCATGGAGCTGAACGACGACCAGAAGCAGGTGCGGGACTGGATCCACGGCTTCGCCGCCGATGTGATGCGCCCCGCCGCCGCCGAGTGGGACGAGCGCGAAGAGACTCCCTGGCCCGTCATCCAGGAGGCCGCCAAGGTCGGCATCTACTCGCTCGACTTCTACGCCCAGCAGTTCTTCGACCCGACCGGACTCGGCATCCCGATGGCGATGGAGGAGCTCTTCTGGGGCGACGCCGGCATCGCGCTGTCCATCGTCGGCACCGGCCTCGCGGCCATCGGTGTCGTCGCCAACGGCACCGAGGAGCAGATCGGCACCTGGATCCCGCAGATGTACGGCACCCCTGACGACGTGAAGGTCGCCGCCTTCTGCTCCTCGGAGCCGGACGCCGGCTCCGACGTCGGCTCGATGCGCACCCGGGCGGTCTACGACCAGGCCAAGGACGAGTGGGTGCTCAACGGCACCAAGACCTGGGCGACGAACGGCGGCATCGCCAACGTCCACATCGTGGTCGCGGTCGTCGACCCCGCGCTCGGCACCAAGGGGCACGCCTCCTTCATCGTCCCGCCGAACACCCCCGGCCTGTCCCAGGGGCAGAAGTTCAAGAAGCACGGCATCCGCGCCTCGCACACCGCCGAGGTGGTGCTGGAGGACGTACGGATCCCCGGCTCCTGCCTGCTCGGCGGCAAGGAGAAGCTGGACGAGCGCCTCGCGCGGGCCCATGAGCGCGCCCGCAGCGGCGGCGGCGAGCGGGTGAAGAACGCGGCCATGGCCACCTTCGAGGCCTCCCGGCCGGCGGTCGGCGCCATGGCCGTCGGCACCGCGCGTGCCGCGTACGAGGTGGCGCTGGACTACGCGAAGACCCGCACCCAGTTCGGCCGCCCGATCATCGACAACCAGGGCGTGGCCTTCCAGCTCGCCGACATGCGGACGCAGATCGACGCGGCCCGCCTGCTGGTGTGGCGCGCGTCCTGGATGGCGGTGGCGGGCCGGCCGTTCGAGTCGGCGGAGGGCTCGATGTCGAAGCTCTTCGCGAGCGAGGTCGCCAAGAAGGTCACCGCCCAGGCCGTCCAGATCCTCGGCGGCAACGGCTTCACCCGTGAGTACCCGGTCGAGCGCATGCACCGGGACAGCGCCATCTACACGATCTTCGAGGGCACCAGCGAGATCCAGCGCCTGGTGATCGCCCGGACGATCTCCGGCATGCCGATCCGGTAG
- a CDS encoding MurT ligase domain-containing protein — translation MAGNTEPLSPRAKLAVTAGKAAAAVSRAAGRGSGSVIGGKVALRLDPDLLGALAQHLDVVLVSATNGKTTTTRLIAEALRASGPVVSNALGANMPAGITSALAGGSDAKYGVIEVDEKYLAGVARDVTPKVIALLNLSRDQLDRAAETRMLAEKWREGLQGSKAVIVANCDDPLIVWSASSSQNVVWVAAGQEWKDDAWSCPSCGGVMQRPGDDWFCGECGFRRPTPTWVLSGDHVLDPHGSAWPIHLQLPGRANKANAATSAAVAAVFGVPPQVALERMYQVQAVAGRYDVVTFQGRELRLLLAKNPAGWLETFSLIDPPPTPVILSVNARGADGTDTSWLWDVDYPRLAGHPIFVIGDRKLDLAVRLEVAGLDFRVCDTLDEAVQLAPPGQIELIANYTAFQDVRRRVGN, via the coding sequence ATGGCAGGCAACACGGAGCCGCTTTCGCCGCGGGCCAAGCTGGCCGTGACGGCGGGCAAGGCCGCGGCGGCGGTGTCGCGGGCCGCGGGACGCGGAAGCGGATCGGTGATCGGTGGCAAGGTCGCACTCAGGCTCGACCCCGATCTTCTCGGCGCGCTGGCGCAACATCTCGATGTCGTCCTCGTATCCGCGACGAACGGCAAGACCACCACGACCCGACTGATCGCGGAGGCCCTGCGGGCCAGCGGTCCGGTCGTGTCCAACGCCCTCGGCGCCAACATGCCGGCCGGCATCACCTCGGCGCTGGCCGGCGGCTCGGACGCCAAGTACGGCGTCATCGAGGTCGACGAGAAGTACCTGGCCGGAGTGGCCCGGGACGTCACCCCCAAGGTGATCGCCCTGCTCAACCTCTCCCGTGACCAGCTGGACCGCGCCGCCGAGACCCGCATGCTCGCGGAGAAGTGGCGCGAGGGCCTCCAGGGCTCCAAGGCGGTCATCGTCGCCAACTGCGACGACCCGCTGATCGTGTGGTCCGCCTCCTCCTCCCAGAACGTGGTGTGGGTCGCGGCCGGCCAGGAGTGGAAGGACGACGCCTGGTCGTGCCCCTCCTGCGGTGGCGTCATGCAGCGCCCCGGCGACGACTGGTTCTGCGGCGAGTGCGGATTCCGGCGCCCGACCCCGACCTGGGTGCTCTCCGGCGACCACGTCCTGGACCCGCACGGCTCGGCCTGGCCGATCCACCTGCAGCTCCCCGGCCGCGCCAACAAGGCCAACGCCGCGACCTCGGCCGCCGTGGCCGCCGTCTTCGGGGTCCCGCCGCAGGTCGCGCTGGAGCGGATGTACCAGGTGCAGGCCGTCGCCGGCCGGTACGACGTGGTCACCTTCCAGGGCCGTGAGCTGCGGCTGCTGCTCGCGAAGAACCCGGCGGGCTGGCTCGAAACGTTTTCGCTGATCGATCCCCCGCCGACCCCGGTGATCCTCTCGGTGAACGCGCGCGGTGCCGACGGCACCGACACCTCGTGGCTGTGGGACGTGGACTACCCGCGGCTGGCCGGCCACCCGATCTTCGTGATCGGTGACCGCAAGCTGGACCTCGCGGTCCGCCTGGAGGTCGCGGGCCTGGACTTCCGCGTGTGCGACACCCTCGACGAGGCCGTGCAGCTCGCGCCGCCCGGGCAGATCGAGCTGATCGCCAACTACACCGCCTTCCAGGACGTGCGCCGCCGCGTCGGCAACTAG
- a CDS encoding type 1 glutamine amidotransferase, protein MSDNSLRLVWVYPDLLSTYGDQGNALVVERRARQRGLDVQRVDVRSDQPIPTSGDIYLIGGGEDRPQRLAAERLLRDGGLERAVSNGAIVFSVCAGYQILGKEFVNDQGQRQEGLGLLDVVTLRGEGERCVGDVLADIDPRLGLPQLTGFENHQGVTHLGPTAKAFARVTMGRGNGTGDGTEGAYNDTVFGTYMHGPVMARNPQIADLLLKLALDVNALPAIDDRWYEALRAERIAAATQPA, encoded by the coding sequence ATGAGCGACAACAGCCTGCGTCTGGTGTGGGTCTACCCGGACCTGCTGAGCACGTACGGAGACCAGGGCAACGCCCTCGTGGTGGAGCGCCGGGCGCGCCAGCGCGGCCTGGACGTGCAGCGCGTGGACGTGCGCAGCGACCAGCCGATCCCCACCTCGGGCGACATCTACCTGATCGGCGGTGGCGAGGACCGGCCGCAGCGCCTGGCCGCGGAACGCCTGCTGCGCGACGGCGGCCTGGAGCGGGCCGTCTCGAACGGGGCGATCGTCTTCTCCGTGTGCGCCGGGTACCAGATCCTCGGCAAGGAGTTCGTCAACGACCAGGGCCAGCGCCAGGAGGGCCTCGGCCTGCTGGACGTCGTCACCCTGCGCGGTGAGGGCGAGCGGTGCGTGGGCGACGTCCTCGCGGACATCGACCCGCGCCTGGGCCTGCCGCAGCTGACGGGCTTCGAGAACCACCAGGGCGTGACCCACCTCGGCCCGACCGCCAAGGCGTTCGCCCGGGTGACCATGGGCCGCGGCAACGGCACCGGTGACGGCACCGAAGGCGCGTACAACGACACGGTGTTCGGCACGTACATGCACGGTCCCGTGATGGCCCGCAACCCGCAGATCGCGGACCTGCTGCTGAAGCTGGCCCTCGACGTGAACGCGCTGCCGGCCATAGACGACCGGTGGTACGAGGCGCTGCGCGCGGAGCGCATCGCCGCCGCGACGCAGCCCGCCTAG
- the def gene encoding peptide deformylase: MRQRAIPGTTGLVRTMSLLGDPVLHSACAEVTEFGPELDRLIEDMFATMYAAEGVGLAANQIGVGQRVFVYDCPDDEEVRHVGHIVNPRLVTADGDEFLGPEGCLSLPGLEAGTARFDHAVVEGVTSDGAAVRIAGTGFFARCLQHECDHLDGRVYADRVTGLRARRLRRAIRKTSWGAEGISSLAGV, from the coding sequence ATGCGACAGCGCGCCATCCCCGGTACCACCGGCCTCGTCCGCACCATGAGCCTGTTGGGTGATCCGGTGCTCCACTCCGCGTGCGCGGAAGTCACCGAATTCGGCCCGGAACTCGACCGGCTCATCGAGGACATGTTCGCCACGATGTACGCCGCCGAGGGTGTCGGGCTCGCCGCGAACCAGATCGGCGTCGGACAGCGGGTGTTCGTCTACGACTGCCCCGACGACGAGGAGGTCCGCCACGTCGGGCACATCGTCAACCCCCGGCTGGTGACGGCCGACGGGGACGAGTTCCTCGGGCCGGAGGGCTGCCTGTCCCTGCCGGGGCTGGAGGCGGGGACGGCCCGCTTCGACCACGCGGTGGTCGAAGGCGTGACGTCGGACGGGGCGGCGGTCCGGATCGCCGGGACCGGGTTCTTCGCGCGGTGCCTGCAGCACGAGTGCGACCACCTCGACGGGAGGGTGTACGCGGACCGCGTGACGGGCCTGCGCGCCCGTCGCCTGCGGCGGGCGATCCGGAAGACGTCCTGGGGCGCCGAGGGCATCTCCAGCCTCGCCGGCGTTTGA